In a single window of the Terriglobus roseus genome:
- a CDS encoding TonB-dependent receptor, giving the protein MNQFLTSKTFWASAVLACSLANTSIGSGQTAALGNISGIVRDASGAVVPGATVTLINSGTGAKRDVTTDSDGHYVATFLQPGTYEVIATGTGFGRLDQKNISITVGNTNSVDVTLPAASVSTDVTVTTESLLLDTDKTDVSQTISEQMISNLPVNGRRFDNFVLLTPNVVPDGNSGLLSFRGISGLYNTNLIDGANNNQAFFSEARGRSIGAPYVFPIDAIKEFQSASSGYSAEFGQAAGGVVNAITKSGTNSFHGDAYEYYRTPGFNALDPTNKFNGVTQNSAISLVKTIKVQHQFGASIGGPIIKDKLFFHAVYDGYRRINPIVYLSSYNTATQSIGQLAALCDGRTSNYLTRGAAIYPSVITGISAAQCTQAVNFIGTQLGAFSRNTTQDIFLPRLDYQITPKTHLSASFLWENLKIPNGYNSSVTVNNGGVSQNGGINFHERFLFANAETALSSNSTNVVHFQWSRDLETASTNSGGPALSLTNLFSYGETSALPRGAFPDEHRWQITDIYNTVRGKHNIKVGVDVNLIHEQIANLFQGDGSFSYNTGTAEFNFANWIQDVYRANGGRHYNSFAQVTDPITGIGADDFWNKNLDVFAQDDWKITPKLLLSLGARYDVQLVPQPERPNLSSPVAQLYTSTINIDYHMAAPRFGFAYNPTPTTVVRGGYGLFFALTSNSTFYANRRENGVYQQQFNVSATTAPNSPYVTAGATCTPTAGTNRCFAQSGAYASYAPIGGIPAFTPPGPASVNLVTGTPTPAVNPGLPTSVLAARGNDPGFLNPYTHSFDLAVEQQLPGRATLTVSYVGTRGMRLPIFVDTNVDPASAAVRTYTYIAPGGATTVIPVTTYTRRLYNTTGSMLTGFSDVNSWYHSMVASFRKPLSHGVEVLANYTWAKNMDGGQVSGVNGTFNGTDTPLDPFARGHRQGRSAEYSRSDIDVRGRFVGSVVATSSFPIANRFAAYAANGWQLTTTVTAQTGLPVTAFLNNSPTSPIGNGGLSFAALSLNNSGTPARVPTQVAPRNGFAGPGIHNTDLRISRQFPFLREGMRLEFAAEAFNIANHRNILGVSSTYLAYTAGGTTSQGTACPTSAGTGTGNGCLVPYTATQFQNQTSTSSTLYGPRQLQLLGRIYF; this is encoded by the coding sequence TTGAATCAGTTTCTTACGTCAAAGACATTCTGGGCCTCTGCAGTTCTCGCCTGTAGCCTCGCGAACACAAGCATAGGCTCTGGGCAGACGGCTGCTCTGGGTAATATCAGCGGCATTGTTCGGGATGCTTCGGGCGCAGTTGTTCCGGGCGCAACGGTCACCCTCATCAACTCCGGCACCGGCGCCAAGCGCGACGTCACTACCGACAGCGATGGACACTACGTCGCGACGTTCCTGCAGCCCGGGACCTATGAAGTGATCGCAACTGGCACAGGCTTTGGCCGCCTCGACCAGAAGAACATCTCCATCACCGTTGGCAATACCAACTCGGTCGACGTTACGCTGCCTGCCGCCTCGGTGAGTACGGATGTTACGGTCACAACGGAATCGCTGCTGCTCGATACTGACAAGACGGATGTATCGCAGACGATCTCCGAGCAGATGATCTCGAACCTTCCAGTCAACGGGCGCCGCTTCGATAACTTCGTTTTGCTGACGCCTAACGTCGTTCCCGACGGCAACAGCGGTCTGCTTAGCTTCCGCGGCATTTCTGGCCTCTACAACACCAATCTGATTGACGGCGCCAACAACAACCAGGCATTTTTCTCCGAGGCCCGCGGGCGTTCCATCGGTGCACCTTACGTTTTTCCGATCGACGCGATCAAGGAGTTCCAGTCGGCGTCTTCGGGCTACTCCGCTGAGTTCGGTCAGGCCGCTGGCGGTGTAGTCAACGCCATCACAAAGTCCGGTACCAACAGCTTCCATGGCGATGCATATGAGTACTACCGCACCCCGGGATTTAACGCGCTGGACCCGACGAACAAGTTCAACGGTGTGACACAGAACAGCGCAATCAGCTTGGTAAAGACCATCAAGGTGCAGCACCAGTTCGGCGCTTCGATTGGCGGCCCGATCATCAAGGACAAGCTGTTCTTTCACGCGGTGTATGACGGCTACCGTCGCATCAACCCCATCGTGTATCTCTCTTCGTACAACACTGCGACTCAGAGCATCGGTCAGCTCGCTGCACTCTGCGACGGTCGGACCTCGAACTATCTCACGCGGGGCGCGGCAATTTACCCGTCCGTAATCACAGGCATCAGCGCTGCACAGTGCACGCAGGCCGTCAACTTCATTGGCACACAGCTCGGCGCCTTCTCGCGGAACACCACGCAGGATATCTTCCTGCCGCGTCTGGACTACCAGATCACGCCAAAGACTCACCTCTCCGCCTCATTCCTATGGGAAAACCTCAAGATTCCAAATGGCTACAACTCTTCAGTCACTGTGAACAACGGCGGCGTCTCGCAGAATGGCGGCATCAACTTCCACGAGCGCTTCCTCTTCGCAAATGCTGAGACGGCTTTGAGCAGCAACAGCACTAACGTGGTCCACTTCCAGTGGTCGCGCGACCTGGAGACCGCAAGCACCAATAGCGGCGGGCCGGCACTTTCACTGACGAATCTGTTCTCGTACGGTGAGACGAGCGCTCTCCCCCGTGGTGCCTTCCCCGATGAGCACCGCTGGCAGATAACGGACATCTACAACACCGTCCGTGGCAAGCACAATATCAAAGTCGGCGTGGATGTAAACCTGATCCATGAGCAGATTGCCAACCTCTTCCAGGGCGACGGAAGCTTCTCCTATAACACCGGTACTGCGGAGTTCAATTTCGCCAACTGGATTCAGGACGTCTACCGTGCTAACGGCGGACGCCATTACAACAGCTTCGCGCAGGTCACGGATCCCATCACGGGCATCGGAGCCGACGACTTTTGGAACAAGAATCTGGACGTTTTCGCGCAGGACGATTGGAAGATCACGCCTAAGCTTCTCCTGTCGCTTGGTGCACGGTATGACGTGCAGTTGGTACCTCAGCCGGAGCGTCCGAATCTTTCCTCGCCGGTCGCCCAGCTTTACACCAGCACGATTAACATCGATTACCACATGGCTGCGCCGAGGTTTGGCTTCGCCTACAACCCCACACCGACCACTGTCGTTCGTGGCGGCTACGGTCTCTTCTTCGCACTCACGTCGAACTCCACCTTTTACGCAAACCGCCGCGAAAATGGTGTTTACCAGCAGCAGTTCAATGTCAGTGCCACCACCGCCCCGAACAGCCCGTATGTGACGGCAGGCGCAACCTGCACACCGACCGCAGGTACAAACCGCTGCTTCGCTCAATCAGGCGCGTATGCCTCCTATGCGCCAATCGGCGGAATCCCGGCATTCACACCGCCCGGTCCAGCGTCTGTCAATCTGGTTACCGGAACTCCCACCCCGGCCGTGAACCCCGGTCTGCCGACATCGGTCCTGGCAGCACGTGGAAACGACCCGGGCTTCCTGAACCCCTACACACACTCCTTCGATCTCGCAGTGGAGCAGCAGCTCCCCGGCCGCGCGACTCTCACCGTGTCATACGTCGGAACCCGCGGTATGCGCCTGCCCATCTTCGTGGACACTAACGTTGATCCTGCATCCGCAGCGGTACGTACTTACACCTACATCGCTCCGGGAGGCGCCACAACGGTAATCCCTGTTACGACCTACACACGTCGTCTTTACAACACGACCGGCTCCATGCTGACCGGTTTCTCTGACGTCAATAGCTGGTACCACTCCATGGTTGCGAGTTTCCGCAAGCCACTCTCCCACGGTGTTGAGGTGCTAGCGAACTACACCTGGGCCAAGAACATGGATGGCGGACAGGTATCAGGCGTAAACGGTACCTTCAACGGCACCGATACGCCACTCGATCCGTTTGCACGCGGCCATCGCCAGGGACGCAGCGCAGAATACTCTCGCTCGGACATCGATGTTCGCGGTCGATTTGTCGGATCGGTCGTTGCTACGTCTAGTTTCCCAATCGCAAACCGTTTCGCTGCATACGCTGCAAACGGCTGGCAGTTGACCACAACGGTCACGGCCCAAACCGGCTTGCCCGTGACCGCGTTCTTGAACAACTCGCCCACGTCGCCAATCGGCAACGGCGGTCTGTCCTTTGCAGCGCTGTCGCTGAACAACTCCGGTACACCAGCCCGCGTACCGACCCAGGTTGCTCCACGTAATGGATTCGCGGGTCCCGGCATCCACAATACAGACCTGCGTATTTCACGCCAGTTCCCCTTCCTCCGCGAAGGAATGCGTCTGGAGTTTGCGGCAGAAGCATTCAACATCGCCAATCACCGCAACATCTTGGGCGTGAGCAGCACCTACCTTGCGTATACGGCAGGTGGAACCACTAGCCAAGGCACGGCATGCCCTACCAGTGCTGGAACTGGCACGGGCAACGGCTGCTTGGTTCCGTACACGGCAACCCAGTTCCAAAACCAGACCAGCACGTCTAGCACTCTGTACGGCCCCCGCCAGCTCCAACTCTTGGGCCGCATTTACTTCTAA
- a CDS encoding ABC-F family ATP-binding cassette domain-containing protein: MISVSNVTMRYGSKILFEDVSTQFISGRRYGLTGPNGAGKSTFMKVLTGELEAQKGVVVRPRKLGILRQDQYAFDAYRVIDTVIMGNAPLWAALEERENLYNKAELTDEDGSRLGELEGIVGDENGYEAEADAAILLQGLDIPDSVHERKMSELQGGQKVRVLLAQALFGSPDALLLDEPTNYLDLESVHWLQDFLLAYRGTLITISHDRHFLNAVCTHIADIDYQTIITYNGGYDDMVMQKVSVRTRIESQNEEREKKIEQLNDFIARFSAGTRSSQVNSRKKEVERLATTELARSNIQRPFIRFDMLRPSGKHVLEIEGVTKTYDTPAPDGTTGPVFTPFTCSLLRGDKVILMGRNGTGKTTLIKSLLSGVPDVQDNDFVRTHGDVKWGHEAQIGYFAQDHKAAIQHGTTVAEWLHGFDPKKSTEEIRGILGQMLFRGEEGTKKTDALSGGEAARLLFCKLMMQKPNILILDEPTNHLDLESINALNQSLQKYEGTVLLVTHDQDLIEEVGTRIWHFEHGKVTDHKGPYEEYQQQLAMSAK; encoded by the coding sequence ATGATCTCTGTCTCAAATGTAACGATGCGATATGGCTCGAAGATTCTGTTCGAGGATGTATCCACGCAATTTATCTCGGGCCGTCGTTACGGCCTGACCGGTCCGAATGGCGCCGGCAAGTCAACGTTCATGAAGGTGCTCACCGGCGAGCTGGAAGCGCAGAAGGGTGTTGTTGTGCGCCCCCGCAAGCTCGGCATCCTGCGCCAGGACCAGTACGCCTTTGACGCCTATCGCGTGATCGATACCGTCATCATGGGCAATGCTCCGTTGTGGGCCGCGCTGGAAGAGCGCGAGAACCTGTACAACAAGGCGGAACTGACCGACGAAGACGGCAGCCGCCTGGGCGAACTTGAAGGCATCGTTGGCGACGAGAACGGCTACGAGGCCGAGGCCGACGCGGCCATCCTGCTGCAGGGCTTGGACATTCCGGACTCTGTGCATGAGCGCAAGATGAGTGAGCTGCAGGGTGGCCAGAAGGTCCGCGTGCTGCTGGCACAGGCTCTCTTCGGTTCGCCGGATGCACTGCTGCTGGACGAACCCACAAACTATCTCGATCTTGAGTCGGTGCACTGGTTGCAGGACTTCCTGCTGGCCTACCGCGGCACGCTCATCACCATCTCGCACGATCGGCACTTCCTGAATGCCGTGTGCACGCACATCGCCGATATCGATTACCAGACGATCATCACCTACAACGGTGGCTATGACGACATGGTGATGCAGAAGGTCAGCGTGCGTACACGCATTGAGAGCCAGAACGAAGAGCGCGAGAAGAAGATCGAGCAGTTGAACGACTTCATCGCGCGCTTCTCTGCTGGTACCCGTTCGTCCCAGGTGAACTCGCGTAAGAAGGAAGTGGAGCGTCTGGCAACGACTGAACTCGCCCGCTCCAACATTCAGCGCCCGTTCATTCGCTTCGACATGCTTCGTCCCAGCGGCAAGCATGTTCTCGAAATCGAAGGTGTCACCAAGACCTACGACACGCCTGCTCCGGACGGTACGACGGGACCAGTCTTCACGCCATTCACCTGCTCACTCCTGCGTGGTGACAAGGTCATCCTGATGGGCCGTAACGGCACCGGTAAGACGACCTTGATCAAGTCACTGCTCTCCGGTGTTCCGGATGTGCAGGACAACGATTTTGTGCGCACCCATGGCGATGTGAAGTGGGGTCACGAGGCACAGATCGGCTACTTCGCACAGGACCACAAGGCCGCGATTCAGCACGGGACAACCGTGGCCGAGTGGCTGCATGGCTTCGACCCCAAGAAGTCCACAGAAGAGATCCGCGGCATCCTCGGACAGATGCTCTTCCGCGGGGAAGAGGGCACGAAGAAGACCGATGCACTCAGCGGTGGTGAGGCAGCGCGTCTGCTGTTCTGCAAACTGATGATGCAGAAACCCAACATCCTCATCCTGGACGAGCCCACGAACCACCTTGACCTGGAGAGCATCAACGCGCTGAACCAGTCGCTGCAGAAATACGAGGGCACGGTGCTGCTGGTCACCCACGATCAGGATCTGATCGAAGAGGTTGGCACGCGCATCTGGCACTTCGAGCATGGCAAGGTAACAGATCACAAGGGACCGTACGAGGAATACCAGCAGCAACTGGCGATGTCGGCGAAGTAA
- the gcvPB gene encoding aminomethyl-transferring glycine dehydrogenase subunit GcvPB codes for MSEIPFVGTPRKATTHTSQNEGLIFEKSSPGKKAYRMDELDVPAVDAAALLGDTVRTDGLGAMPELSEIEIVRHFTRLSTWNYAIDLGMFPLGSCTMKYNGRVNEAVSRFEGIAEAHPYQPESLSQGVLGIMKQLQDCLIEITGMDAITLQPAAGAHGEFTGMLMVRAYHESKGNARKKVLIPDSAHGTNPATAAVVGYQVQNIKSNAEGAVDLEELRRMVDEDTAALMLTNPSTIGVFESQIHEIADILHAKGALLYMDGANMNALVGKTRPGDFGADVMHLNLHKTFSTPHGGGGPGSGPVACKALLEPFLPKPTVVTRADGSLGFDFDRPQSVGRVRMFYGNFGMFVRALAYTLANGPDGLRLTTEDAVLNANYIRAKLEGVFDLPYKTRSMHEVVFSDKLQAKNGVKTGDMGKRLIDYGFHAYTVSFPMIVSGAMMIEPTESESREELDLLIDALQQISREAAENPELVKTAPHTTRIRRLDETGAARKPILRWQGPPQAVEVDTAAKEW; via the coding sequence ATGAGCGAAATACCATTCGTCGGAACACCACGCAAGGCGACCACGCACACCAGCCAGAACGAAGGCCTGATCTTCGAAAAGAGCTCGCCCGGTAAGAAGGCCTACCGCATGGACGAGCTGGACGTGCCCGCTGTTGACGCAGCCGCACTGCTGGGCGACACCGTTCGCACAGACGGCCTGGGCGCCATGCCCGAACTGAGCGAGATCGAAATCGTTCGCCACTTCACACGCCTCTCCACCTGGAACTACGCCATCGACCTCGGCATGTTCCCGCTCGGCTCCTGCACGATGAAGTACAACGGCCGCGTGAACGAAGCCGTCTCGCGCTTTGAGGGCATCGCAGAAGCGCATCCCTACCAGCCGGAATCGCTTTCGCAAGGTGTGCTCGGCATCATGAAGCAGCTGCAGGATTGTCTCATCGAGATCACCGGCATGGACGCCATCACGCTGCAGCCCGCAGCCGGCGCGCACGGTGAGTTCACCGGCATGCTGATGGTCCGCGCCTATCACGAGAGCAAGGGCAACGCCCGTAAGAAGGTGCTGATCCCCGACTCCGCGCACGGTACGAACCCTGCAACGGCAGCCGTCGTCGGCTACCAGGTGCAGAACATCAAGTCCAACGCGGAAGGCGCGGTCGATCTCGAAGAGCTTCGTCGCATGGTGGATGAAGACACCGCCGCTCTCATGCTGACGAACCCGTCGACCATCGGCGTCTTCGAGTCGCAGATCCACGAGATTGCCGACATCCTGCACGCCAAGGGCGCCCTGCTTTACATGGACGGCGCGAACATGAACGCGCTGGTAGGCAAGACGCGGCCAGGCGACTTCGGCGCAGACGTCATGCACCTGAACCTGCACAAGACCTTCTCCACGCCGCACGGCGGTGGTGGCCCAGGCTCGGGTCCCGTGGCCTGCAAGGCGCTGCTGGAACCCTTCCTGCCGAAGCCCACTGTCGTCACGCGCGCCGATGGCTCGCTTGGTTTCGACTTCGACCGTCCGCAGTCGGTCGGCCGTGTTCGCATGTTCTACGGCAACTTCGGCATGTTCGTCCGCGCCCTTGCCTACACGCTCGCCAACGGCCCTGATGGTCTGCGCCTGACCACCGAAGACGCCGTGCTGAACGCGAACTACATCCGCGCCAAGCTCGAAGGCGTCTTCGATCTGCCCTACAAGACCCGCTCAATGCATGAAGTCGTGTTCAGCGATAAGCTGCAGGCGAAGAACGGCGTCAAGACCGGCGACATGGGCAAGCGCCTCATCGACTACGGCTTCCACGCCTACACGGTCAGCTTCCCCATGATCGTCAGCGGCGCCATGATGATCGAGCCGACCGAGAGCGAGAGCCGCGAGGAACTCGACCTGCTCATCGACGCGCTGCAGCAGATCTCACGCGAGGCCGCTGAGAACCCGGAGCTGGTCAAGACCGCACCACACACCACACGCATCCGCCGCCTCGACGAGACAGGTGCAGCTCGCAAGCCCATCCTGCGCTGGCAGGGTCCGCCGCAGGCGGTTGAAGTCGATACCGCTGCCAAGGAGTGGTAG
- a CDS encoding DUF2237 family protein, producing the protein MEFEEPIKAESKNVLGQPMQTCGCDPMTGFYRDGCCDTGPDDLGVHTVCCIVSEEFLAVSKYLGNDLSTPMPQYGFPGLKPGDRWCVCASRWLQVYQAGAACPVVLEATHENTLRIVPFDVLLQHAVIPDQLH; encoded by the coding sequence GTGGAGTTTGAAGAGCCAATCAAGGCGGAGTCAAAGAACGTGCTCGGCCAGCCGATGCAAACGTGTGGTTGCGACCCCATGACGGGCTTCTATCGCGATGGCTGCTGCGACACTGGTCCCGACGATCTGGGTGTGCACACGGTGTGCTGCATTGTGTCGGAGGAGTTTCTGGCTGTGTCGAAGTACCTGGGCAACGATCTCTCCACGCCGATGCCGCAGTACGGCTTTCCGGGTCTCAAGCCGGGCGATCGCTGGTGCGTCTGCGCATCCCGCTGGCTGCAGGTCTACCAGGCCGGTGCAGCATGTCCGGTGGTGCTGGAAGCGACGCATGAAAACACGCTGCGCATCGTTCCGTTTGATGTCTTACTGCAGCACGCTGTTATTCCCGACCAGCTGCACTGA
- the gcvH gene encoding glycine cleavage system protein GcvH encodes MSYPATYRYTKEHEWIEANGTEATVGITDYAQHLLGDIVFVDLPKIGTELSQKASFGSVESVKAVSDVYAPASGTVTATNETLTSAPETINAEANTTWLIKLTLSDPSQLDSLLDAAAYEAYVAEETGK; translated from the coding sequence ATGAGCTACCCGGCGACGTATCGCTACACCAAGGAACATGAGTGGATTGAGGCTAACGGTACTGAAGCTACCGTGGGCATTACGGACTATGCGCAGCATCTGCTTGGCGACATCGTCTTTGTTGACCTGCCCAAGATCGGCACGGAACTGAGCCAGAAGGCCTCCTTCGGTTCGGTCGAGAGCGTGAAGGCCGTCAGCGACGTCTACGCCCCGGCCAGCGGCACCGTCACCGCGACCAATGAGACGCTGACCTCCGCTCCAGAGACCATCAACGCTGAGGCGAACACCACCTGGCTCATCAAGCTGACGCTCTCCGACCCGTCGCAGCTCGACAGCCTGCTGGACGCTGCGGCCTACGAGGCGTACGTCGCAGAAGAGACCGGCAAGTAA
- the uvsE gene encoding UV DNA damage repair endonuclease UvsE: MSKTVAKPKSLTPLQLEREAARKFKEKAAKKKASQKAARDQQKTAAEEVEQRRLNNPMSFCGWPATDDNGLTMPPFPADAMRLGFPVKVMGRSDLKSNDTRRWQQNPHLRVSLGYLCETFAYLRQHDIRMYRMSSDLAPYHTHPDMPQFHNMVEESRADLEHVGKLARAQGLRLSFHPSQYIVLNSGNPALTRKSISDLESQATMLDYMELPPEAIMVIHVGGAYGDRKTGCDNWVKTWKTLSEPVRRRMVLENDDIRFSAADVLSIHERTGVKCVFDYQHHWCMNPEGLPLIPTLERFLKTWPAGVRPKMHFSCARTEMRELKRLNRKTGLKETVLVPPIWTGHADFNNPFETLTFLRSIQHLETDIMLESKAKDLSLLRLRNDIARYSPELAPRYGIKLNQPVEDAGEVVEGPEINDE, encoded by the coding sequence ATGAGCAAGACCGTTGCAAAACCGAAGTCGCTCACACCGTTGCAGCTTGAGCGTGAAGCCGCACGCAAGTTCAAGGAAAAGGCAGCGAAGAAGAAGGCCAGCCAGAAGGCCGCTCGCGACCAGCAGAAGACTGCCGCTGAAGAAGTCGAGCAGCGACGCCTGAATAATCCCATGAGCTTCTGCGGTTGGCCCGCGACCGATGACAACGGTCTGACGATGCCGCCCTTCCCTGCTGATGCCATGCGCCTCGGCTTCCCCGTAAAGGTCATGGGCCGCAGCGACTTGAAGAGCAACGACACACGTCGCTGGCAGCAGAACCCGCATCTGCGCGTCTCGCTTGGCTACCTCTGCGAGACGTTTGCTTACCTGCGACAGCATGATATCCGCATGTATCGCATGAGCAGCGATCTGGCGCCCTACCACACGCATCCGGACATGCCGCAATTTCACAACATGGTTGAGGAGTCTCGCGCTGATCTGGAACATGTCGGCAAGCTGGCGCGCGCGCAGGGCCTGCGCCTTAGCTTCCACCCCTCGCAATACATCGTGCTGAACAGCGGCAATCCTGCGCTGACCAGGAAGTCCATCTCGGATCTTGAGTCGCAGGCCACGATGCTTGACTACATGGAGCTGCCGCCGGAAGCCATCATGGTCATCCACGTTGGCGGTGCGTATGGCGACCGCAAAACAGGCTGCGATAACTGGGTGAAGACATGGAAGACGCTGAGCGAACCCGTGAGGCGACGTATGGTGCTGGAGAACGATGACATTCGCTTCTCTGCCGCGGACGTCCTCTCGATCCACGAACGAACCGGTGTGAAATGCGTCTTCGACTACCAGCATCACTGGTGTATGAATCCCGAAGGTCTGCCCTTGATACCTACGCTGGAACGATTCCTGAAGACGTGGCCAGCCGGCGTTCGCCCCAAGATGCACTTCAGTTGTGCGCGCACGGAGATGAGGGAATTGAAACGTCTCAATCGGAAGACCGGTTTGAAGGAAACCGTGCTCGTACCGCCTATTTGGACCGGCCACGCGGACTTCAACAATCCGTTCGAAACACTCACTTTCCTGCGCAGTATTCAACATCTGGAGACCGACATCATGCTCGAGAGTAAGGCGAAGGATCTCTCACTGCTGCGTCTGCGCAATGACATTGCTCGCTACTCCCCGGAGCTGGCGCCTCGCTACGGCATCAAGCTGAACCAACCGGTAGAAGATGCCGGTGAGGTCGTGGAAGGTCCTGAGATCAACGACGAATAA
- the gcvPA gene encoding aminomethyl-transferring glycine dehydrogenase subunit GcvPA, whose product MRYLPKSPADRVAMLQDIGAASIDDLFDSVPAEYRLTRDLDVPRQHSEHEVMEAFKAFASQNATGYASFLGAGAYRHYRPVLIDSLSQRGEFLTSYTPYQPEIAQGTLQALFEFQTMICELTGMDIANASMYDGSTGAAEAVMMAVRVTGRNGAVIARTVHPEYREVLTTYAQHQGIPQTEVGYTADGRVDYAALDAAITADTACVLIQSPNFFGTIEDVAKIAEIAHAKGALLIVSIAEAVSLGVVKPPVEADIVSLEAQSFGVAVGFGGPYCGVIAAKEKFLRQMPGRLCGQTVDTDGQRGFVLTLSTREQHIRREKATSNICTNQSLVALMVTIFLTVYGKGLRELAEQNLAKAHFTADSLKKTPGAKVLFEGAPRFNEFVVTTPQTAAETNSELLEKKIIGGLPLAQWYPELGEHASLWCATELTTRAQIDAAAEALAGSVVDNGVLTPA is encoded by the coding sequence ATGCGTTACCTTCCAAAGTCGCCCGCTGACCGCGTGGCAATGTTGCAGGACATCGGCGCCGCGTCGATCGATGACCTGTTCGATTCCGTACCTGCGGAATACCGCCTGACGCGCGACCTGGACGTCCCGCGCCAGCACAGCGAGCACGAAGTGATGGAGGCATTCAAGGCCTTCGCATCGCAAAACGCCACGGGCTACGCCTCGTTCCTCGGCGCCGGCGCCTATCGCCACTACCGCCCCGTTCTGATCGATTCCCTCTCGCAGCGCGGCGAGTTCCTGACCAGCTACACGCCCTACCAGCCGGAGATCGCGCAGGGCACGCTGCAGGCGCTGTTTGAGTTCCAGACCATGATCTGCGAACTGACCGGCATGGATATTGCCAATGCCAGCATGTACGACGGCAGCACCGGCGCAGCAGAAGCCGTCATGATGGCCGTGCGCGTCACCGGCCGCAATGGCGCCGTGATCGCCCGCACCGTGCACCCCGAGTACCGCGAAGTGCTGACCACCTACGCACAGCACCAGGGCATCCCGCAGACGGAAGTTGGCTACACCGCTGACGGCCGCGTGGACTACGCCGCACTCGACGCCGCCATCACCGCGGATACCGCATGCGTCCTCATCCAGTCGCCCAACTTCTTCGGCACCATTGAAGACGTCGCAAAGATCGCGGAGATCGCGCACGCCAAGGGCGCACTGCTGATCGTATCGATCGCAGAGGCCGTCTCCCTCGGTGTGGTGAAGCCGCCCGTTGAGGCCGACATCGTCTCGTTGGAAGCGCAGAGCTTCGGCGTTGCCGTTGGCTTTGGTGGACCGTACTGCGGCGTCATCGCTGCGAAGGAAAAGTTCCTGCGCCAGATGCCGGGCCGCCTCTGCGGCCAGACCGTCGACACCGACGGCCAGCGTGGCTTTGTGCTCACGCTCTCCACTCGTGAGCAGCACATCCGCCGCGAAAAGGCGACCAGCAACATCTGCACCAACCAGTCGCTCGTCGCACTGATGGTCACCATCTTCCTCACCGTCTACGGCAAGGGCCTGCGCGAACTCGCAGAACAGAACCTGGCAAAGGCGCACTTCACGGCGGATTCGCTGAAGAAGACGCCGGGCGCCAAGGTACTCTTCGAAGGCGCACCCCGCTTCAACGAGTTCGTCGTGACCACGCCGCAGACCGCAGCCGAGACCAACAGCGAGCTGCTTGAGAAGAAGATCATCGGTGGTCTGCCGCTGGCACAGTGGTATCCGGAACTCGGCGAACACGCATCGCTGTGGTGCGCGACGGAACTGACAACGCGTGCGCAGATCGACGCAGCGGCTGAGGCTCTCGCGGGCAGCGTCGTCGACAACGGCGTTCTGACACCGGCTTAA